The Anolis carolinensis isolate JA03-04 chromosome 2, rAnoCar3.1.pri, whole genome shotgun sequence genome contains the following window.
tgaattttcccctcatatttgCAGATCTTtgaaaatcctatatacatatagattcatgtacctgtatatctgtatccacatatatacattatttaacctattgatgcctcagttaatgtaattttattggtatctatttttattttgaaatttaccagtagctgcttcatttcccaccctcggcttatactcaggtcaataagttatcccagttttttgtggtaaaattaggtgcctcggcttatatttgggtcggcttatacgagtatatacagtaaattaatTTGGTGGTAAGAACAGACAAAAGGCTCTCCTGATTAGTAGGCTGGCTCCCTCTCACTCAGTGGCCGATGGAATGGCAATTAAACATTCTGTTGTGTTCCCAAACAATTTCATTCTCTTcattcttctccccctccccccccccccccaaaaatctcTTGGGTCAACTTGATCTTTCTCTACTTTTTACACAGATCTGCATCCCTTTGCTATAGCAACACtgtaaaggactatgaacgactaaggttttttcaggcaggggaaatctttttatcccaccgctgccaccaatttgtgaagatgcaaccaccaaaaactcagagaggagaccttttacttttcccccccttcttattcactttagatggtaacgtaaggaacaataacaagtttattcagccACAGAGCTTAgtagttacaatgttgtttctcacttagaggcacttttattaacagttacaatactagaatgagatgagtcaaactctctaaagtgtcacttcttttacttaaggtagttagaacttctttctctgctacttttaaactgcagtcacccctgtgatatacgatcacagattctctgttccttaccaggacacagactacattaaataagtcaccaaacttattttaaaccgactcaaaaatgaacaattgagtctccttgatcccctcaacctaggatcaatcttccctgtgcctcatcagagcacagactgaatcccgtttttaaactctgcacctcttcaacaaaatggcagttgactctgcctacttctccatggcaaccagcctctgagtgctgagatgcaataactgtaatacttacccttttaaaacccaaacacacaattaaacataacatctgtaaaccaaaaattcatacttcattacaaacaCCTTAGTAACCTTATCTATCTCACATTTCTTCACTCCTCCTCGCTCCTTTTCgctcccttctctttctctttcgccCATTCTCCCCTTTGTGACATTCACTTTACGCCTTTCCTGCCCCCACAGGAGAAGGACCTGATCCACAAGCTGTTCCGTGTGCTGGCCCCGCGCTTTGAGGCCCGTTCGGGGGGCTACACGCGCCTGCTCCGCATCCCCAACCGGGAGAACCTGGACCGGGCGCCCATGGCGGTCATCGAGTACAAGGGGAACCCGCTGCCCCCGCTGCCCCTCCCCAAGAGGGACTCCAACAAGACCCTGGTCAACCAGCTCCTGCAGGGCTTCTGGCGGGACCGGCGGGTGGCCCAGAAGGGCAAAGCGGACGAGGCCCCGGGAAGCCCCGTCTAAGAAGCCATGGACTGAGGCTCAGGCCTCCTCCTCTCTGGCCGGACACGCCCTCCCTGCAGGACAGTCATCGAGAAACAGGAAGGAGTTCAGGGTGCAGCAGGAGGTCTTGTCTCCATGGCAGGAAATGAGCTTTTGTTGACACAATCTGTTTGGCAATAAatatggactgcagagtctc
Protein-coding sequences here:
- the mrpl17 gene encoding large ribosomal subunit protein bL17m encodes the protein MRLSAALLISHGRVQRRFGLGPRSRLDLLRNLVTGLVRHERIEAPRARADEMSFYAERLIDFAKRGDTDPRAMRMADFWLTEKDLIHKLFRVLAPRFEARSGGYTRLLRIPNRENLDRAPMAVIEYKGNPLPPLPLPKRDSNKTLVNQLLQGFWRDRRVAQKGKADEAPGSPV